In the genome of Theropithecus gelada isolate Dixy chromosome 19, Tgel_1.0, whole genome shotgun sequence, the window GGCCCCATCTGACTAGCCCAAACAGAATTAATGGCTGTCTCCTGTCCCCACCTATCACTTCAGTTACCCGTTAGCATAAGTTTTTGGCTGTctcattctctcctttccttctccctccaaaATTGAAAACTTAATGAAACAAGGACTGTGGTCAGATTCACCTGTCCAAGTCTCTGTGGTATAGAAAGAATACTTCCTAAATGTCTGATGGATGTTTTTGAAATTAATgcctaaaaataagaaaaataagaaacagggGTGATCAGACAATTAAGGTTCTAGTACAGAGAATCCTTTTGGAGTTTCTGATAGATTGACAGAAATCCCCAATTCAGGAGTTGACAGTTAAGGATGGGGCCTTTCACCTCTCCATTTTTCCAAGGATAGCCTTGGAAGGGTCTCTGGGTGGTGTGGTCTTGGATGCTATTTTGTTGTGTATCTGGGATTAGAGTAGCCTTCAATGTTTGCCATTTTCAGTATATCCCTGTTAGCATATCCACTCTGAGGTGGAGAGCTGGCAATCTCtcagtttgaagatttctttcTAGGGTGACAAAAGGCTCTGAGAAGGATAATACATGATAGGAGATTCTATTGTCTCCATTTTTAGCTATGGGGAAGGTATGCAAGTGCACCCAAGGTCGAAATGTGTGAACGTGGATCTCTGCAGTGCCTTTAAGGTTAGGGTCTCCGGGTTTGAAAATTCCCTGGGGCTGGGACCCTCCACAAGGGGGCTGGCCTTACCTCTCACAGCAGCGATGTGTGATGATTGTCGCCCAGAAGCCCAGGACAGAGAAGTTGAAAGATGTGACAATCAACAAAGTGAGCAGGTTTATCACAGACACGAGAAAGGCATCACTGAGACAGTTGTTGGACTGGGGCATGTAGGAGGCTAAGGAGGCAACAGAGCCAAGGCCTATGCCTGTGTTAAACAAAACTTGACCCCCTGCTACAGACCACACACTCACATTGTACACATCCGATATctgaaagagagaagacaagcaTAAGGGGGTTGTAAAAGCAGCAGCAGAGGACAACTATAATAGAAATGttgcagggaggggagagggagatgcAGAAGGAAAGAATGGGGACAGGAAGCTCTAAGAACAGGCAGCTGTGGTGCCCTACAAGGCCTAATGGAGGATTGAGGAGACAGATTTCACCTTGGCAACTACCAACTGTTGAAGGCCAAATTTTGCCCCTTCCAGCAGCAGACTCCGGATGAAGAAACCAATGATGATGAAATAAGGCAGCAGTACCAAGACACAGATCACCTGAATTGAGAGTGGGACATATCAGCACCTGTGTACCAGTAGGGGTCAATCAACAGGAGGGATCGAAAGTTCCGAGTCAGAAATGAGTAGGAGTTAGAAGAAAGCCTTCAGCAAGAGTCAGGGGCCAGTGGGAGTAAAAGGCCAGAGGAGCAAGAGATTAGGAGATCAACAAGTAACAAAGTGAGGTAAGGGCTAAAGCATCTGAGAATTTCAAGGAATCTAATACTGGTGGCTCACCTTCCCCGTGGACTTAAGCCCATTGATCATGAAAGCACCAACAAGACACCAGCAAACACAGAAGGGCAGGACCAGACTATAGACTGGTGACCCGCCATCCTCGATTCTGTCTGAGGCCTTCAAGGTCTGCCGGTACCAGAAGTATATGGAGGGTGCTGTCTGTTCACATGCAGGATCTGGGGGGGACCTGGCTTTAGACATGCCTGCTAGACAAAGTAccccctccttcttccttatCCCCTCTCCcgcctcccttttctctttccctctcccatttctttttccttcttcttcttcttctttgtccctccccactctctcctcTTCCAAATTCTCTTCTACTTCTACTTCTCCATTTTCCCTTCTCCTGTTCTTTCACTTCCTCCTCACCAAAGCCACTGGAGTTCATCGTTAAGGGACATTTCTCCCATGGAACGGGAAACTGGAAGGACTGGCTCATGTAAAAGATGATCCAGGAATTGACCACATTGAAGTACAGGCCGAGGATGAAACACACCTGGGGGCCAAGGAGgacatggctggggaggaagaGCAGGGACAGGAAAAGGGAGGGGATTTGACAGAGGATTGGGGAACCAAAGGGATCTGACCCATGGAGGTATTCATGGGGCGCATTTCAGGAGGAGGGTTGGGATGCGGGTGGGGTGTAAAAGTCAGGCCTGGGCAGCCATGGGCTCCTCACCATGAAGCTAGAATACCCCACACCACCAATCCAGGGGGCAATGATCTTCCATACACCCATGCCACCCTGACGCATGCTCTGACCGGCTGCCATCTCCAGGAAGACAAGAGGAATCCCGACCAGGAACAGCATGAAGATGTAGATGGCGGCGAAACTGCCTGCGAAGAGGATTCAGGGGGGACTCTGAGAACCATGTCCTTTCAGTGCCTGGACTCCAGGAGCCCAGGAAAACATTCTCCCTACCAGCGATCTCCCCCAGGGTCACAGGCATCAGGGCTCACCCATGTCTACATCCCTCACGGTCCCAAGTGTCCAGTCTTCTGGCCCCCAATTCCTGGAAGACCAGAGTACCTAGTTTCCAGCCCACCTTGGACCCAGGCCTCAAGCTTTGCCATCCCCATGTTCAGATACCCTGAACCTCTACACCTCTCATGATTTTAGGTGTCCAGGGACCTGGCTCCTATCCTGCTCAGAGCACCAGGTCTTTGGTCTCTACATATCTCAGAAACATTCACGGTTAAAGCCTGGACAGGACTCTGTCCTGCTTGCCCCTTGTGGACTCAGGTTTCCTGGTCCCCAGACTTACAGCCTCCACTGTTAAGCCACAGGTGGGCAAAGCGCCAGAGACAAGATGGCTTCATAGAGAAGCCCACCTGAGCCAGAATGTACTCAGCTTTGCTGGACCAGAATGGACGGGCAAGGAGGacctcattctctttcttctctgtcatCTGCACCTTCTCGTACGTGGATTTCTGTTTCAGGATTGAGGCAGTTGCCGCCTCCAATACAGAAATTTGCTTTGGCTGACTGGCCCTGGCCTGAGCCTCAAAAACATGAGCCTCCCAGGCCTTAGCCTCTGAAACCCGGGCTGCTGAAACTTGGGCCTCTGAGGTCCCAGATGCTGCAGACCAGGTATATGGACCCTTGTCTTCCCATGTTTGACTTCCTGGGACAGTGTCAGAAATCACTGTGCCAGTCCACGAGGTGTTTGCCAGCGAGGATGTCGAAGGCTGGGCCTCTGTCTTCATCCCAGACAGACTCCCTGGGGCAGCTCCAGCTTCTGCAAGGGAGGGTTCATCTTCCTGAACAGACCTGCAGGACACCAAAAACTGTAGATTATAGATTTTAGAGTCAAGTAACTACTGAGTTACAAAACAATCCTCAACATCTCCTCAAAGCAAACTTTATTTCTATCCCAACCACCACTGACATTCAAAGCACAAAAAAGTCTCCTGCATAAGTTTCACTTCTTAGAAATGTTTTcacgtggcggctcacgcctgtaatcccagcactttgggaggccaaggcaggtggatcacctgaggttgggagttcgagaccagtctggccaacatggcgaaaccccgtctctactaaaaatacaaaaattagctgggtgtggtggtcggcacttgtaatcccagcttctcggaggctgaggcaggataatcacttgaacccgggaggcagaggttgcagtgagccgagatcaggccactgcactccagcctgggagacagagtgagactccatcccaaaacaaaacaaaacaaaacaaaacagaaatgttttcttgCACGGCatagggaaagagagagacacaccCAAAAGTCAGGAATCCCTGCaatcaaaggatttttttttccccacctactgggttcaagtgattttcctgcatcagcctcccaagtagctgggattacaggtgcccactaccacacctgactaatttttgtatttttagtagagatggggttttgccatgttggccaggttggtcttgaactcctgacctcaagtgatccgcccacctcagcctcccaaagtgctggaattacaggtgtgagccactgcagccagcctgaaATCAAAGGGTTTCTAAGAACACTGAAGTACTATTTATAGAGGgcttctgaatttaaaaatgaaacaaaactaaactaatttAATACTAAATCTGCCTTAGAAAAGTTACTTTACCTTTCTGAGCTTTCTAATCTGTAAAACACTCAGATCTTTAACTCAAATATAGCCTCACCAGAGATGCCTTCCCTGTCCACCTATCTAAAATAGCAGCTACCTGCCCGCTGCTCTCTCTACTTCACGGCATTTCTCATCTCCTGATTTTATTACCTATTGattgttaatttattcattctccaGCTCCACCTACTGCTCTATCTCCAGCAAAAGGATGGTGTTCTACCTTGCATCTGGGGCTATTCTCCTTGGTCTCCAAGTTCCTGCCACTCTGAACTTCTGTTGGCTCTTCAAATACAAGAAAACGGGCACGGAgtgtgctgaaaaagaaaaaaagttacgtgaaagagaggaagagagaggggaaacTGGAGTTTTCTTTCAGTGGGGGAAGGAGCATGCTTTCCAAAAGCAGAGGCAGTAGGTGGGCCTCAAGGCAGCACTGGCACATTTGGGTGACATGGATAATTGCTTCTGAGACACAGCTTCCAAAGAGCTCTTTGTTACTCAAGAAAATGCTTATAATTCAATTAcaggttaaaaatataaaactaagatACAAATTTCTATCTTTAGTTCTATCTCTACTACATTTAAAAACGCAATGAAAGGTTGAAAGGAAATACATCAATATAGAGAAGatgatcaggccgggcgcagtggctcatgcctgtaatccaagctactcaggaggctgaggccagaggatcgtttgaacacaggaggcagaggttgcaatgagccgagatcgcgccactgcactccagcctgggcaaccctgtctcaaaaaaaaaaaaaaagtgatgatggCTACAAGTATGTTTATATCCTTATCCCTGattttacattacatttttttaaatcttgtattacttttttttcagacacaggttctcactctgtcacccaggctggaatgcagtggcatgatccatagttcactgcagccttgaactcctgggttcaaaggatcctCTCACCTTATCCTCCAAAGTActtaggactataggcatgtgccaccatacttagctaatttttaaaagtttttttcaagatgggagtctcactatgttgctcagactggcctcgaactcctgtgctcaagtgagtctcctgcctcagcctccagagtaggtggcattacaggcacaagccaccattcCCCACTCACCTGTATTACTttaataatcaagaaaaatatggccaggtgtggtgattcacacctgtaatcccagcactttgggaggccaaggcacgtggatcgcttgaagtcaggagtttgagaccaacgtggccaacatggtgaaaccctatctctaccaaaaatacaaaaacaaaatagccagacatggtggcaggcacctgtaatcccagatactagggaggctgacttaggagaatcacttgaaccgggaggcagaggttgcaatgagccaagattgtaccagtgtactccagcctggatgacagagtaagactccgtctcaaaaaaataataataatcggccgggtgtggtggctcatgcctgtaatcccagcactttgggaagccgaggcgggtggatcacgaggtcaggagatcgataccatcctggctaacacggtgaaaccccgtctctactaaaaatacaaaaaattagccaggcacggtggtgggtgcctgtagtcccagctacttgggaggctgaggcagaagaatggcatgaaccgggaaggtggagtttgcagtgagccgagatggcaccactgcactccagcctgggcgacagagctagactccatctcaaaaaataataataacaataatcataatcaagaaaaaatatgtattgataaGTGAAAGTAAAAAGATCATCACGGACAAAGAAATCCAATTGAAGAAGCCCTCATCAGCCAAATCTGGACAAATaagaacatcaaaataaataatagtaacagATGAGAACCAACAGACTAAAACAATCTATGAATCCACAGGGATACAACTCAGGAAAAGGAAAATCTCTTCCTTACAGTAGAACACAAACTAATACATGTACAAGGAACGATGAATTAGAAGGTAATTGCTTATCACAAACTAATCGagttgtacacattaaatatgtacagttttttacatgtcaatcatacctcaataaagatgTCTTTTTAACAAATCATTGTTTGGAAACTACCAGAGTAATAACTGATTCAAGAAGAATCATCAATGGTTGCTAACACAAGATGATGAAAATTTGATGGGGACAGGATAATTGCACAGTATTACTGTATCTCCCCACAAGatatcccccccaaaaaaacaagaaaatactaTCTTTAGAGTGTTACACACTACCTTAACCAATAATAGTCAACTGATATCATATAACGCCTGATACAACGCATTAAGAGCACAACATCGTTTCTGTGGGATTCCTGCCAAAAACGTGTAACAAAACTCCAATCGTGAGGAAACATCAGAAAACAAATCTAAATTGAAGTACATTCTGTAAAATAGCTGGCCTGTACTCAGTAAAAATGTCACAGTCAATGAAGACAAGGAAAGATGGAAGTGttgtaagtctgaaattatgtcaaaattttttttaattttttaaacttccaaGCACCTGCCACTCCTACAATTCACTatcaaaaaaaaggaagtttcttCTAAGAAAGATAGTCACATGAACACCAATCTCCAAACTTACCCACAATCTCCCCCtacccaacaacaaaaaacacaaatgattttaaaatattacaaatatggGGATATCTGCATCATTTCTGAAAAATAGGTTCCATCCTCATGTCAAAAACAGAGAAACTTCTGCTACATAAACAAGAAACAGGACCAAACTGTAA includes:
- the SLC6A16 gene encoding orphan sodium- and chloride-dependent neurotransmitter transporter NTT5 isoform X1; its protein translation is MKTEAQPSTSSLANTSWTGTVISDTVPGSQTWEDKGPYTWSAASGTSEAQVSAARVSEAKAWEAHVFEAQARASQPKQISVLEAATASILKQKSTYEKVQMTEKKENEVLLARPFWSSKAEYILAQVGFSMKPSCLWRFAHLWLNSGGCSFAAIYIFMLFLVGIPLVFLEMAAGQSMRQGGMGVWKIIAPWIGGVGYSSFMVCFILGLYFNVVNSWIIFYMSQSFQFPVPWEKCPLTMNSSGFDPACEQTAPSIYFWYRQTLKASDRIEDGGSPVYSLVLPFCVCWCLVGAFMINGLKSTGKVICVLVLLPYFIIIGFFIRSLLLEGAKFGLQQLVVAKISDVYNVSVWSVAGGQVLFNTGIGLGSVASLASYMPQSNNCLSDAFLVSVINLLTLLIVTSFNFSVLGFWATIITHRCCERNAEILLKLINLGKLPPDAKPPLDLLDNPTSIYNTWLNGLPQHIKSMVLREVTECNIETQFLKASEGPKFVFLSFVEAMSFLPLSVFWSFIFFLMLLTMGLSSAIGIMQGIVTPLQDNFFFFRKHTKLLIVGLFLLMFACGLFFTQPSGSHFIKLLSNHWIVFPIIVIAILETMAVFWAYGARRFLADLTILLGHPISPIYGWLWACVCPVVLLILFVTVMVRLCMKPITYMSWDSSTSKEVLRPYPPWALLLMITLFAIVILPIPAYFVYCLIHRIPFRPKSRDRPITASTSLPLSHQLTPSKEVQKEEILQGDETKYPSTSHVTS
- the SLC6A16 gene encoding orphan sodium- and chloride-dependent neurotransmitter transporter NTT5 isoform X2; protein product: MKTEAQPSTSSLANTSWTGTVISDTVPGSQTWEDKGPYTWSAASGTSEAQVSAARVSEAQARASQPKQISVLEAATASILKQKSTYEKVQMTEKKENEVLLARPFWSSKAEYILAQVGFSMKPSCLWRFAHLWLNSGGCSFAAIYIFMLFLVGIPLVFLEMAAGQSMRQGGMGVWKIIAPWIGGVGYSSFMVCFILGLYFNVVNSWIIFYMSQSFQFPVPWEKCPLTMNSSGFDPACEQTAPSIYFWYRQTLKASDRIEDGGSPVYSLVLPFCVCWCLVGAFMINGLKSTGKVICVLVLLPYFIIIGFFIRSLLLEGAKFGLQQLVVAKISDVYNVSVWSVAGGQVLFNTGIGLGSVASLASYMPQSNNCLSDAFLVSVINLLTLLIVTSFNFSVLGFWATIITHRCCERNAEILLKLINLGKLPPDAKPPLDLLDNPTSIYNTWLNGLPQHIKSMVLREVTECNIETQFLKASEGPKFVFLSFVEAMSFLPLSVFWSFIFFLMLLTMGLSSAIGIMQGIVTPLQDNFFFFRKHTKLLIVGLFLLMFACGLFFTQPSGSHFIKLLSNHWIVFPIIVIAILETMAVFWAYGARRFLADLTILLGHPISPIYGWLWACVCPVVLLILFVTVMVRLCMKPITYMSWDSSTSKEVLRPYPPWALLLMITLFAIVILPIPAYFVYCLIHRIPFRPKSRDRPITASTSLPLSHQLTPSKEVQKEEILQGDETKYPSTSHVTS